One genomic window of Anoplolepis gracilipes chromosome 5, ASM4749672v1, whole genome shotgun sequence includes the following:
- the Nocte gene encoding uncharacterized protein Nocte isoform X4, whose translation MSTLSGIVSKGEKGKSKFQSLDINSLYRVSRGESLEPHQQKNTLPRKHGMQSLGKVPSARRPPANLPSLKSETSSSDPAVSLVPSGGSGWATTKDSTSSTTTTTTVVTSLDNTTTVSSTAQCTAGTTVSTSLHSLLPGQQNVSQAPFLDQTNNKSSWSAIMSRSGDVVGYAGLVGGAKGARGALGLSFLAHQSPQFQHEFPSLSGQPSASVSTQSQIQQSSTTSNAISVAVHHSLLQQQPYSHNHSGGTPGNQQQSNRELNAQYGPGPSLRPQTEGSWIQGGSRTASGAAPATSAGPGNGNTPGGQGLPLNIPVSGGHTQEGPGGGRQNLAQSPNMGAAPAGQHNSVNNQGSAPSSGQIGPNLHHFRGLIPPFMYRSNFPGGFPPQFSSNSGSNSPRPRFNHPLDRFPPPQRERVPEEEILTRPIIKEEDLTRMDDISRDAGWAAHDDIDYNQKLAFSDDEPEPETSKNDEKKDIKEKKSDDNAEEKEKSRDNPRDSKELREPPHRPWTQPSMNRDYRGSNGASGSGGYNNQSQLHSVHSLRGVEDDETWNERRRIKVEVASVVERARLRKEEEEKRFQESTKQAAAKKLQDLEQKMKEKQAKHKDEERTQSGESKSLISVPPVPLPIPEWEREKENRERESRERERERSRTSSEGKDEKIIASGRETRDNLARESRDQGLADFRQNDRQTFLRQQDTVRSERERERDRDQRDSRDREQPAFSRHFQNNLPPRFQKQQAERSGANFNRISPNAERPASQSVPFSQQYDPSRWLHNYNSLIDSSMKQSMPPQRRNRTDSDASVPLDDERPPSRDHRSGGAPPSREDRYRHSSHRSYDSRKPGGYYDEYNRNFRDYDYDDRHSRDSWERERHFDDKERDSKDNLDSRDSRDNRDGKDSRPTSRDARDVRDIRDRDNKEKKDYDSYSKDSFDEREQRERSESSEWREERNAGQDRQLESRRDAPKEERSERPQRPDSRDSRASRESKTSLRDDELHKLRDCNSWVSEVSDYEEKKRDLLYHEEVRERERDRRQPPGPVTKEKIEADELKNEKRSLTQLKRGSSDLQDKKDQPKESSIETKKDTDVWNRKTERSSESRQIERGDNSPKAWADAISPTFEKEEEKIAEVTKESKESDEIKQNLLDKPTLEKREEAIEDVKEQVKDEKREKNTRNRTSSGSSNSRIRESRGGRQWGGTFSVFTRWRGPESRGRRGGPRPAAGKSGMSAKSGSYGHTDSENSADEISGSTESGKEDKRSARSPKPSQKVEKEERNREVSRRDDKRGTETYSQARSEKRGYDGKPSHEAFAPSGEPSRRGRGGGFRIRNTATGGRMEGYGPPSSKSPFSSERNADEKHQQNAGRQNPSTPTSEKEANLLQSAPVESTDDKIIAKQQALTAGITGRRNKSPSQQTQQASNKQEANQVANVLSQKTQIRKEESRSKRTRSGSRRGRDTREARSRGSSSNVSKQPQSDVGNEDWETTSENSEEHIEDHKDSRNSRNKHFGGRPIQATNQNAIGANPHSRRSEQSATNAREQREKNPKSSNPASRAPGAEKRNLQNAGFGAQKNHNTDGIPPLMQNTQIQNGGRSRSQSSTNSGAISNKSSNKDSMVNRIDEIKLTDPNLVNQALNDLSKKNQITKDKKLMDSEMEANSCTEDTANATAEDKVDADGFQEVRSKKNVKESRHNQKEETKPVKRDKEKERERDRSKSKSNGSQQVLQQQVQNIPPLLGQNIPQPANIPQKREYDNRNSRNPRLAPRFQRLVKQQQQQMCATDASDMNKLNSSGNNYAKDSSSNPAPPPTVNAWDKPFTSQLRSNSPSAVPTDIQLMSSLTTQNDHSHEGNEANSGHSSQRNSPSGEKTVKNLKETLTEKNVVSDVSSPPVQTLIFENTNYSKTTKTTGPTDLAVKSKFSNHIKTQQQRAEKRAEMEEEGNSQVQQHPQQPALSVAFPNKPNDLIKDKNQEPIQMPLSFNKNEDNADMKLDFTFDSDLSQLTEDKTKSLGMPRSMHMTGGQSTISPSTAELNLKIASVKKVWENAPPMPTVVEHEDGSGVVGSATSFPQAFESGDVDDSYSPHQQYNQNNMKSEITTSTNVCKLVPPQVKPQQQSSGSSGTQPGSTVPGPSPIGAGQSPIGHPPVSLQGPLSPPPFNSTGQPSHINYQEFPQYPGSQAAQYGGMSAIPSPPAVLFNTGSGQLPAQAGGLYGAFQLDQSRSPFTQYAPYAPSLQSSFSQQNVYLQQPPPPPPHAPNAPTPEMYQNNLSQYRITAAAAPPFGQNQQLSNNPNTVLISSSSNSLMSASVKPSSQPIGAIGTKAPHFQTPSAPQPNQLAYIPYDPNQVLGVSGSYLNNSQLVQRPGPNVQASANSYYSATSADVFPGSQTGFYQSGGATQQTGTHYGLQGFGQHNQSLATGNATPVGLQNYGPSFLSSSGLQIAAAAQQFRNPTGGLPGPGNAAPTFLSKHQPQEQSRQLKSPSGNQQDVLASVFGSTSQIPSPKSRNCKQQSSSQQPQPSPTQHHKYQQYQGVSQSALVSSYNNYVLQQNVRGMGMPPRAGIQPSQQRYPPPIQRPVVPFAPGPNPNNPTQQQPACMPTQQQQQTQINRHRPNIHQQQQQQRNMKMQQQYYSSQGNVKMDSNDKADNHNDKINDGPSGTQPVGNKSNVNQQDSDNNKEEVNQQNE comes from the exons ATGTCTACTCTGTCAGGGATTGTGTCGAAGGGGGAGAAAGGAAAATCCAAGTTTCAATCACTAGATATCAATAGCTTGTATCGGGTGAGTAGG GGTGAATCTTTGGAACCGCATCagcaaaaaaatacattaccgcGCAAACATGGAATGCAAAGTCTTGGAAAGGTGCCTTCGGCACGGCGTCCTCCTGCTAATCTGCCCAGTTTAAAAAGCGAAACTAGCAGCAGTGATCCAGCTGTCAGTCTTGTGCCAAGTGGAGGAAGTGGTTGGGCTACTACTAAGGATTCGACATCGTCGACCACTACTACTACCACAGTAGTAACTTCACTTGATAACACTACt acTGTTTCTTCAACAGCACAATGCACAGCAGGAACCACTGTTTCAACATCTCTGCACTCGTTACTACCGGGACAACAAAATGTATCACAAGCTCCTTTTTTGGATCAAACAAACAACAAATCATCATGGAGCGCTATTATGAGCAGATCAGGAGATG TGGTTGGTTACGCGGGGCTCGTGGGGGGCGCAAAGGGGGCAAGAGGTGCCCTTGGACTGAGTTTCCTCGCTCACCAGTCCCCGCAGTTCCAACACGAGTTTCCCAGTCTCAGCGGACAGCCTTCCGCCTCCGTCTCCACTCAGAGCCAGATTCAACAGTCCTCAACAACATCCAATGCGATCTCAGTCGCAGTCCATCATTCGTTACTGCAGCAACAGCCGTACTCCCACAACCACTCAG GTGGCACGCCGGGAAATCAACAGCAATCGAATCGAGAATTAAATGCGCAATACGGTCCAGGACCAAGCCTACGTCCACAAA CCGAAGGAAGTTGGATTCAAGGCGGAAGTCGCACGGCAAGTGGCGCAGCACCAGCAACATCAGCTGGTCCCGGAAATGGGAATACTCCGGGGGGCCAGGGCCTCCCTTTAAATATACCTGTTTCAGGAGGACACACCCAAGAGGGACCCGGTGGAGGGCGGCAGAACTTGGCCCAATCGCCCAACATGGGCGCGGCCCCGGCAGGCCAGCATAATTCCGTAAATAATCAAGGCTCTGCGCCTTCTTCTGGTCAAATTGGGCCGAATCTGCATCACTTTCGGGGACTTATCCCGCCATTT ATGTATAGATCAAATTTTCCTGGTGGATTTCCTCCgcaattttcatcaaattctGGATCCAACAGCCCCCGACCTAGATTTAATCATCCCCTGGATCGATTTCCACCTCCTCAACGTGAGCGTGTACCCGAGGAAGAGATTCTGACTAGACCTATTATCAAGGAAGAAGATCTTACTCGTATGGATGATATTTCACGTGATGCAGGATGGGCTGCGCACGATGATATTGATTATAACCAAAAATTGGCCTTTAGCGACGATGAACCTGAACCAGAAACATcgaaaaatgatgaaaaaaaagatatcaagGAGAAAAAGAGCGACGATAATGcggaggagaaggagaaatCTCGAGACAATCCTCGAGACTCGAAGGAACTTCGAGAACCGCCGCATCGTCCTTGGACTCAACCTTCTATGAATCGCGATTATCGTGGATCAAATGGCGCGAGTGGTAGTGGAGGCTACAACAATCAATCACAATTGCACTCTGTACATTCTTTGAGAG GTGTCGAAGACGACGAGACGTGGAACGAAAGACGTAGAATCAAAGTTGAAGTTGCGTCCGTTGTCGAACGTGCACGGTTGcgcaaagaagaagaagaaaaacgtTTCCAAGAATCGACAAAACAAGCGGcagcaaaaaaattacaggACTTGGAGCAAAAGATGAAAGAGAAACAAGCGAAACACAAAGACGAGGAACGCACACAGTCGGGCGAATCTAAAAGCTTGATCAGTGTCCCACCTGTACCTCTTCCTATACCTGAATgggaaagggagaaagagaatagGGAACGAGAGAGTAGAGAACGAGAGCGTGAAAGATCTCGTACTTCGTCCGAAGGAAAGGATGAGAAAATTATTGCATCTGGACGCGAAACCCGCGATAATCTTGCGAGAGAAAGCCGAGATCAAGGACTGGCGGACTTTCGTCAGAATGATCGGCAGACTTTCTTACGGCAACAGGACACAGTGCGCAGTGAGCGCGAAAGAGAACGCGATCGCGATCAAAGAGACTCGCGAGATCGCGAACAACCGGCATTTTCTCGacattttcagaataatttacCACCTAGATTTCAAAAGCAGCAAGCAGAGAGAAGCGGTGCAAATTTCAATCGAATTTCACCCAATGCGGAAAGACCTGCTTCGCAATCTGTTCCATTCTCCCAGCAATATGATCCTAGCAGATGGCTTCATAATTACAACTCATTGA tagaTAGTAGTATGAAGCAGTCCATGCCACCGCAACGTCGTAACAGAACTGATTCTGACGCATCGGTACCATTGGACGATGAACGGCCTCCGTCTCGAGATCATCGCAGTGGTGGTGCGCCGCCATCGAGGGAGGATCGTTATCGGCATTCTTCGCATCGATCCTACGACAGTCGCAAACCCGGCGGTTATTACGATGAATATAACCGTAATTTCAGAGATTACGATTATGACGATAGACATTCTCGTGACTCTTGGGAACGTGAGAGACATTTTGATGATAAAGAACGAGATTCGAAAGACAATTTGGACTCGAGAGATAGTCGAGACAATCGTGATGGCAAAGATTCTCGTCCTACCAGCCGTGATGCTCGAGACGTCAGAGATATACGCGACCGAGATAACAAAGAGAAGAAGGATTATGATAGTTATTCAAAg GATTCTTTCGATGAGCGAGAACAAAGGGAGCGTTCCGAAAGTTCAGAGTGGCGTGAAGAACGTAACGCGGGACAAGACAGACAACTGGAAAGTCGTCGTGATGCGCCCAAGGAAGAGCGCAGCGAACGCCCACAAAGACCAGATTCGCGCGACAGTCGCGCTTCCAGAGAGTCGAAAACATCTTTACGCGATGACGAGTTGCATAAATTACGCGATTGCAATTCTTGGGTGAGTGAAGTGTCCGATTATGAGGAAAAGAAACGAGACTTGTTATATCACGAGGAAGttagggaaagagaaagagatagaaggCAACCGCCTGGTCCAGttacgaaagaaaaaattgaagcCGATGAATTGAAGAACGAGAAGCGTAGTCTGACTCAATTGAAGAGAGGCAGTTCTGATCTTCAAGATAAGAAAGATCAGCCAAAGGAAAGTTCTATCGAGACGAAAAAAGATACAGATGTGTGGAATAGAAAAACAGAGCGCTCTTCAGAAAGCAGACAGATTGAGAGAGGTGATAATTCACCAAAGGCATGGGCCGACGCAATATCGCcaacttttgaaaaagaagaggaaaaaatagCAGAGGTTACTAAAGAAAGCAAAGAAAGTGATGAAATTAAGCAAAATTTATTGGATAAGCCAACTttggagaagagagaagaagctATCGAAGATGTTAAAGAGCAAGTCAAAGATGAGAAGCGAGAGAAGAATACACGTAATAGAACAAGTAGCGGTAGCTCTAATTCTAGAATTCGTGAATCTCGTGGCGGACGTCAGTGGGGAGGAACTTTCAGTGTTTTCACTCGTTGGCGTGGCCCGGAGTCTAGAGGACGAAGAGGCGGGCCACGACCCGCTGCTGGTAAGTCTGGAATGTCCGCAAAAAGCGGTTCCTATGGGCATACCGATTCCGAAAACAGTGCTGATGAGATATCCGGCTCCACTGAATCTGGAAAGGAGGACAAACGATCCGCTCGCTCTCCGAAGCCGTCCCAGAAAGTCGAGAAGGAGGAGCGCAATCGCGAGGTGTCAAGACGAGATGATAAGCGAGGCACCGAAACATACTCTCAAGCGCGCAGTGAGAAGAGAGGGTACGACGGAAAACCCAGCCATGAGGCTTTCGCACCGTCAGGCGAACCCTCCCGTCGTGGTAGAGGTGGTGGTTTTCGTATTCGAAACACGGCAACGGGTGGCCGCATGGAAGGTTATGGACCGCCGTCCAGCAAGAGTCCATTTTCGTCGGAACGTAATGCGGACGAGAAACATCAACAAAATGCCGGACGGCAAAATCCGTCGACCCCAACCTCCGAGAAAGAAGCAAACCTTTTGCAATCCGCGCCAGTCGAGTCTACTGATGACAAGATAATCGCGAAGCAACAGGCGCTTACGGCGGGTATTACAGGCAGACGTAATAAATCCCCGAGTCAACAAACTCAACAGGCCTCTAATAAACAAGAAGCGAATCAAGTCGCCAATGTTCTATCCCAAAAGACGCAAATACGAAAAGAAGAGTCGCGTTCCAAGAGAACTCGTAGTGGAAGTAGAAGA gGAAGAGATACTCGTGAAGCTCGTTCACGTGGCAGTAGCAGCAATGTGTCGAAGCAGCCCCAATCGGATGTAGGTAATGAGGATTGGGAAACTACGTCGGAAAATAGCGAAGAGCATATAGAGGATCACAAGGACTCGCGTAACAGTCGCAACAAGCATTTTGGTGGACGACCTATTCAAGCTACAAACCAGAATGCTATTGGTGCAAATCCGCATTCGCGTAGGAGCGAACAATCTGCGACAAATGCCAGAGAGCAACGTGAGAAAAATCCCAAGTCTTCCAATCCGGCGTCGCGAGCCCCAGGAGCGGAGAAACGGAATCTGCAGAACGCCGGCTTTGGGGCTCAGAAAAATCACAATACTGATGGCATACCGCCCTTGATGCAAAATACGCAGATACAGAATGGCGGAAGGTCTAGAAGTCAAAGTTCAACTAACAGCGGCGCAATCTCAAATAAATCGAGTAACAAAGATAGTATGGTTAATCGTatcgatgaaataaaattgaccgATCCGAACCTCGTGAATCAAGCGCTAAACGATCTCAGTAAAAAGAATCAGATAACGAAAGATAAGAAGCTAATGGATTCAGAAATGGAAGCCAACAGCTGCACCGAGGACACTGCGAATGCGACAGCAGAGGATAAAGTAGACGCCGACGGTTTCCAGGAAGTACGTTCTAAGAAGAACGTGAAAGAATCGAGACATAATCAGAAGGAGGAAACGAAGCCGGTTAAGAGAGACAAGGAGAAGGAACGCGAACGCGATCGCTCGAAATCAAAGTCGAACGGATCGCAGCAAGTTTTACAACAACAGGTACAAAATATTCCACCCTTGCTTGGTCAAAATATTCCTCAACCGGCAAACATACCTCAGAAGCGGGAATATGACAACAGAAATTCCAGAAATCCAAGACTAGCTCCGCGTTTCCAACGTCTGGTGAaacaacagcaacagcagATGTGTGCGACTGATGCGAGTGACATGAATAAGCTAAATAGTTCCGGGAACAATTATGCCAAGGATTCGTCTAGCAATCCTGCGCCACCACCGACGGTCAATGCTTGGGATAAACCTTTTACTAGCCAATTACGTTCGAATTCTCCGTCCGCAGTTCCTACGGACATTCAGCTGATGTCGAGTTTAACAACTCAAAACGATCACAGTCACGAAGGTAATGAAGCTAATTCCGGACATAGCAGCCAACGAAATTCTCCGAGCGGTGAGAAGACGGTGAAAAATCTGAAGGAGACTCTGACGGAGAAGAATGTCGTGTCTGATGTATCTTCGCCTCCCGTGCAGACATTGATCTTCGAGAATACGAATTATTCAAAGACCACAAAGACGACCGGACCAACGGATCTGGCGGTGAAGTCAAAGTTCTCGAATCATATTAAGACGCAACAGCAGCGAGCCGAAAAGCGTGCAGAAATGGAAGAAGAAGGCAACAGTCAGGTGCAACAACATCCACAGCAACCAGCGCTTTCCGTCGCTTTCCCCAATAAACCGAATGATCTGATAAAGGATAAGAATCAGGAACCTATTCAAATGCCATTATCGTTTAATAAAAACGAGGACAATGCTGACATGAAGTTGGACTTTACATTTGACTCGGATCTTTCACAATTGACGGAGGACAAGACTAAAAGCTTGGGCATGCCGCGCTCCATGCATATGACCGGCGGTCAGAGCACGATATCGCCATCGACCGCGGAGCTCAACCTGAAAATCGCATCCGTGAAGAAGGTTTGGGAAAACGCACCACCGATGCCGACTGTGGTCGAACATGAAGACGGCAGCGGTGTGGTTGGGAGCGCGACCAGCTTCCCGCAGGCGTTTGAAAGCGGCGATGTTGATGATAGTTACAGCCCGCATCAGCAATACAATCAAAACAATATGAAAAGCGAAATCACAACTTCTACAAATGTGTGCAAG CTGGTTCCCCCGCAGGTGAAGCCGCAGCAACAATCTTCGGGGAGCAGCGGTACGCAACCGGGATCTACCGTGCCTGGGCCAAGTCCCATCGGAGCCGGTCAGAGTCCTATTGGTCACCCTCCCGTTAGTCTTCAAGGTCCTCTAAGTCCACCTCCATTCAATTCTACAGGCCAGCCCTCACACATCAACTATCAG gagTTCCCGCAATATCCTGGTTCACAAGCGGCGCAATACGGTGGCATGTCTGCCATACCGTCGCCACCGGCGGTATTATTCAACACAGGTTCGGGACAATTGCCGGCTCAAGCCGGCGGTTTATACGGAGCGTTTCAATTGGATCAAAGCCGATCACCGTTTACGCAGTACGCGCCGTACGCTCCATCCCTCCAGAGCTCGTTCAGCCAGCAAAACGTATACCTGCAGcaaccgccaccgccaccgcctcACGCACCGAATGCTCCCACACCGGaaatgtatcagaacaatttGTCTCAATATCGCATC aCTGCGGCAGCTGCTCCCCCGTTTGGACAAAATCAACAACTCAGCAACAATCCTAATACAGTACTTATCAGCTCATCGTCAAATTCTCTGATGTCAGCGAGTGTCAAACCGTCATCTCAACCAATCGGAGCTATCGGAACTAAAGCTCCGCATTTCCAAACTCCATCTGCTCCTCAACCTAATCAG ttGGCTTATATACCATACGATCCAAATCAAGTGCTTGGTGTGAGCGGCAGTTACTTGAACAATTCGCAACTAGTACAGAGACCTGGTCCAAATGTTCAAGCATCTGCTAATAGTTACTACAGTGCCACATCTGCCG atgtgTTTCCTGGATCGCAAACGGGCTTTTACCAATCTGGCGGTGCTACTCAACAAACTGGAACTCATTACGGTTTGCAAGGATTTGGCCAGCATAACCAAAGTCTGGCAACGGGTAACGCAACTCCTGTTGGTCTACAAAACTATGGCCCCAGTTTTTTGTCTAGTTCAGGATTGCAAATAGCAGCGGCAGCTCAACAATTTCGCAATCCCACTGGTGGTTTACCAGGACCAGGAAATGCAGCCCCGACATTTCTTAGTAAGCACCAACCGCAGGAGCAATCAAGACAATTGAAGAGCCCGTCGGGAAATCAACAAGATGTGCTTGCATCAGTTTTTGGCTCGA cATCTCAAATACCGTCACCTAAATCGAGAAATTGCAAACAACAATCTTCGTCGCAACAACCACAGCCAAGTCCTACACAACATCACAAGTATCAACAATATCAGGGCGTTAGCCAGTCTGCTCTGGTAAGCAGCTACAATAACTAC GTTTTGCAACAGAATGTACGTGGAATGGGTATGCCGCCTCGTGCTGGCATTCAACCATCGCAACAGCGTTACCCACCTCCAATACAACGACCTGTAGTACCATTTGCACCAGGCCCAAATCCGAATAATCCCACACAACAGCAGCCTGCTTGTATGCCAACGCAACAGCAGCAACAAACTCAAATTAATCGTCATAGACCAAATATAcatcagcagcagcaacagcagcgtAACATGAAGATGCAACAACAATATTACTCATCGCAAG GAAACGTTAAGATGGATTCAAATGATAAAGCTGATAATCATAATGATAAGATAAATGATGGCCCCTCTGGAACACAGCCTGTAGGTAACAAGTCCAATGTGAACCAGCAAGACAGTGATAACAATAAGGAGGAAGTGAATCAGCAAAACGAGTGA